The nucleotide window ACGCTCAAGGATCGAGGTGGGGACTCGAAAACCGCCTTGATTTCAGGCAGTTTTGCGGCGCGGACGCGCACCAATAGCGCTCTTTGTCTTGTAGCTGACGCCGTGCTGCTCAAGGTAATCGCGGATCAATTGCCGAACCACCTGTGAGGGCGTCAGGTCCTGCGCTGCGCACAGTTTCTCGAACGCTTCCTTCTTCACAGGATCGATTAAAATCGTGAGCCGAGCGCTTTTCGTTTCCATGACGGGCAGAGTCCAGATATGTTAATTTGATTATAATACATGGCCGCTCCCGAGTCATCTTGACGCCGCCCTCGCTGCCGCGTCCTGCCGTCGCCTTCCTCCCGCGAGCGCACACTTGCTCGATCTGTCCGGTCCGTAGAGATGAAACCGTCCGCAGATAGCCGACCCCTTCACTCAAGCCGTCCGTCCATATCGGCTCCAGTTAAATTTTTTGCCGTATTCAATGCGCGTGGCCGTGGCGTGGAGATTGACCGCGTGCCGCGCCTGAAGCGCGCGCGCCCGCTCAAGCATTGCTGTGAATGATGGAAGTCCGCCCGCTCCTTTCCACGCAAAAACGGTCACGTTGTGCTCACTACCTTCAGACGGCGCCAGAGCAACCGCGCCGGCAAACACCTCCCAGAGCGCGCGGAGGTAGCGGTGGAAGTCGGGTTCGTCCGTCACCAGATTGGCCACCAGCACGCCATCGTCGCTCAGTCTGCGGCGACAGGCTTCGTAGAACGCGCTACTGCCCAACCTGGCCGGCAGGCCGTCGGCATTGAAGCCATCGACCAACAGCACGTCGGGCCGGTGACCCGGCACGGCGACGTACTGCGCACCATCTGCGCAGACCACTGTGAAACGCCCATCGTCGCGCGGCACGTGAAAATGGTCACGCAGCGCGATGACATCCGGATTGATTTCGATCGCGGTGATGGCGGTGTCTGGCAAATGGCGGTAGCAGTATTTCGCCAGTGAACCGCCTCCCAGACCGATCATTGAAATACGGCATGGAGACGGCCGGAACAACAGAAAGCCCATCATGGTCCGCGTATAACCCAGTGCGAGAGCATAGGGATCGTGCCGCAACATCGTGCTCTGGACGCCGCGCGCGTCGAAGTACAACGACACCACCTGGTCGTTTTCAATCACCAATGGCTTGTTCGGGTTTCTCTTTCCTGTCTTGAGCATGATCGGGTGCGAATCGTGGCGTGATCAGTTGGCGAGTGCGTGTCGAGTGGCGTGCCCTGCCTGAAGCGGGTCACGAAGACACCTGGGCATGCAGGACCGCCGACAGGGCATCCATCGCGGCGCTTTCGTCGGGCCCCGTAATCAGGATGCGTACGAGCGTGCCTCGCCTCACCCGAAGGGACATGACGGACATGACGTCCTTGGCGTTAACGGAGCGGCCGTTCGCCATGCAGACGATATCGCTGCCAAACCGGGCAGCACTCACCGCGAGCCTCGCCGATTCGTGCCCGTTCAGCCCCCACCGGCCATTTATCTGAATCAATGCCTCGACCAACCGACTCCCCTTTGCACGTAAATCGTCACAGCCGGCGCGCTACGCCCGAACATAGCTATACAGCACTCAATGCATGGAACTTGCGGCCCTCTGTGCAAGGAAAGTCCGTAATTGCCGGTCCCATTCGTCATCCCGCACCGCAATGTCGACCGTGCCGAGTCGCTTCAAATCCCGATCCAGATGAACCGCCCGAAGCGATTTTGGACGCAATGGAACACGAAAGAACTTCCCGTCGTCGTCCAGAAACAGACAGGGCCGCTGCCGGTATCGCGCCCCGAGAAGCGAGGTTGTGTCGTGGACATGGCGGGCCGATTCCTTCTGATAGACGAAGATGACGTTGATCCCGCAATCTTCCAGGCTGTCGCAGATGTCGGAGAACCGGTACAGCATCTGGAATCCCCGCTCGCCCGCCCTGCCCACACCAATGACAATCAGTCCGTGACGGCCCATCAGGTCTCGCAAGAACCGGTGCGTGTAGTCATGGGACAGAAGCGAAATACTGGTGTCAATCACGTCAATCTCCCCTCAAACGCAGCGCCCCGTCTCGGACGCTCGCCGCATTCAGGCTCGGAAACACAAAGGGCGTGCCGGTCAATAACCAGTATTATCATTGTAGCGCACTTTAATGATGATCTTATTATCATAATATGTGCGTCCACATCAGGCAGACCGTTTCCATCCCGATGGTGGCTTCGGGCGCGGTGAGCGGGGGCGTCACGAAGCCGCAGCCAGCTACTGCGCTAACGGTCGAGCCAGTAGATCCGTCCGCGCAGATCGTCGATCAGCGGCACGATCGCCAGCGCGATTAACAGTGCCGCGAGAGGAGTCGTCGCCGCGTACCCGAGATGACGGAAGCCCACCGCACCGGTGAGTCCACCAACAAGGAACAGGGCCAGCATGGTTCCGTGCACTTTCAGCTTCGCACGATTCGCCAGCACGCCGTGCGCGGCGATGTCATCGCGCGAGGAATTCCAGTAGAAGAGCTTGCCCAGCTCGATGCCGATATCGGTCACGATGCCCGTCATGTGGGTGGTACGGATTTCCGCACCGGACAGCTTGGTGATCATGGCGTTTTGCAAACCCATGATGAAGCAAAGGAGTACGACCGTTGCCGGCACAAACAGCGCTTCCCACAAGGCGAGGTGGCTGCCAAGCAGGCCGAAACACAGGAGCAGGCTGGCTTCGATCAGCAGCGGCAAAGCATACTGGCTATTCAACTGCCTGCGCCGGCCCCAGTTGACGAGCACCGCCGAACAGGCGGCACCCAACAGGAACGAGATCAACGACCCGGCGCCTGCCAGGACCAGTGAAAAGTCACCCAGCGCAGCCTGGTCTGCAATCGCGGATACCACGCCGCTCATATGCGACGTGTATTGCTTCACCGCGAGAAAACCGCCGGCATTCGTCGCGCCGGCCACGAACGCAAGCGAAAAACCGAGCTGCCGGTCGCCCCTCACAGTGCGGTCCTTCCCCGTGAGGGTTCGGAAATAGTCTGCTGGCATCAGGTATCGACTCCAGTGTTTGCATGCACCGAGCCGCGCCGGCGCATGCAGGAGCCGGTGCGGCAAGCTGTTTCTGAAATTCCATGCGGTATGTGAGGCTCGCGCCGTCAACGCCCCGGAAGGACGCGGCGCCGTTTTTCCGCGGATGTCGCCGGAGCGGCATCGGTGGAACCATCTCGACAAAGCTGCTACGATGATAATGCTATTATCATAAACTGGTAACCCGATGCACCTTCCGGCCTGGCAGATTCAACGCACGCACCCGGCCCAGGCAGTTCCCGGAGACGATTGATTTGTCGGCCAATCACCATCACTTCAGGCAGGCGCTGGCGGAACTGTTGAATGGCCCGCCCGGAAATCCCGTGCCCGTGGTAAGCGACGGGCTGCGCAAACGGTCGCTGCGCTTCGGTCCATTGGGCATACAAAGCTCGATGCGCAAGCGCGACCCGTTCGAACTCGACCTCCCGTACACACGGGCCATGATGACCTTCGGGCTCTTCCACCACGCCCCACGAGACATCCTGATCGTGGGGCTGGGCGGAGGATCGTTGTCGAAATACTGCTTCCAGAAGTTTCCATCGGCGCGGGTCACTACGGTCGAAATCGACGCGAATGTGATCGCCTTGCGTGAAATTTTTTTCGTCCCGCCCGATTCGGAAAGATTCCACATCGTGCATGCCGACGCGGCCGCGTATCTTTCACACAGGACGGGCATCGCCGACGTGATCCTGCTCGACGGCTTCGACGCAACGGGTCTGCCCGCTGCCCTGTCCAGCCAGTCGTTTTACGATTCTTGCCGTGCAGCGCTGCGCGACAAAGGGGTTCTCGTGTCAAACCTGCTGAACAATGACGCCCGGCTCGCCACGCACCTCGCCCGCATGCGCCGGGCGTGCGACGCAAACCTGCTCCGCACCACGGCGCAGTGCGGGGCAAACGTTATTGCCGTCGGCTTCAAGCGGAGAACCGTGCCGGGGTGGGACGACCTCCATGCCCGCGCGAAGGCCTTGACGACATCGCTGGGTCTCGACCTGCGTCGCCACGTCAAACGAATGGAACATCATCACCGGGAGGAGTCTGTTTCGGGGTACCCTTCGTCCGGCGAGCCTGCCGTCGAACACGACATCTGACAGCCCCGGAGACAACGGCGATGGAACACTTGCTGGTCATCCACTACGTGCTGCTGGTCGTCGCGGGCTGGCTGATCGTCAGCGTTCTGGGACTCGCCAGCCTGCGACGGACACGGGTGGTCGCGCACGGGCTGTTTCCGGTCGGCGCAGTGTTTGGCCTGGCTCTGTTCGGGCTGGGTCTGACCGGCGTTTTCGCCGGTCCTCAGGAAATCATCCTGCCGCTCGGGTTGCCCGACCTCCCCTTTCATCTTCGGCTCGATGGACTGTCGGCGTATTTCCTGGCTGTGCTCGGCGTGGTAAGCACGGGCGTCAGCGCGTTCTCCGCCGGTTATTTCCGCAAGGGTGAAGGCACGCCGCCCGGCTTACTCTGCTTCGAATATCACGTGTGCCTCGCGAGCATGGCGACGCTGTTACTCGCGGACGACGCGTACAGCTTCATGGTCGCATGGGAAACGATGACCGTGTCGGCAGTTTTTCTTGTCATGACCAATCACCGCATCGCGGAGATCCGTCGAGCCGCTTACCTCTACTTCCTGATCTCCCATGTCGGCGCGCTGGCGCTCCTGTTGTGTTTCGGCCTGCTGCAAGCCAATACCGGCGACTATACGTTTGCCAACATGCGCGAACAGCATCTCGACGTATTCTGGGCCTCCGCCGCATTCCTGCTGGCGCTATTCGGCTTCGGCGCAAAGGCGGGTGTCTTCCCCTTGCATGTTTGGCTACCCGAAGCCCATCCGGCTGCGCCGTCACCCGTGTCCGCCCTCATGAGCGGCTTTATCCTGAAGGCGGGTCTGTACGGCATTCTGCGCACGGTGTTCGACTTGCTGCATGTCCAGTTGTGGTGGTGGGGAGTCTTCGTGCTGGCGCTCGGACTCTTCGCCGCCCTGTTCGGCGTCGTGTTCAGCGCGATCCAGACGGACATGAAACGGCTGCTCGCGTATTCGTCGATCGACAACATCGGGCTGATGTTCGTCAGCATGGGACTGGCGATCCTGTTTCGCGCGTACGGCATGAACAGTCTCGCCGCGCTCTCGTTGACTGCGCTGTTCTACCAGATCGCAAGCCACGCAACGTTCAAAAGCCTGCTGTTTCTCGGCACGGGTTCCGTGCTGCATGCCACCGGCGAACGCAATCTCGGCCGTCTGGGCGGATTGATCCGCGTGATGCCGTGGACCGCATGGGCGGCGCTCGTGGGCGCATTTGCGAGCGCCGGACTGCCGCCGTTGAGCGGGTTCGTCTCCGAATGGCTGTTGCTGCAGAGCTTTCTGTTCACGCCGGGCTTGCCGAACCCGTTCCTGAATATGGTGGTGCCGCTGGTCGCGGCGCTGATCGCGCTGGTGGCCGCGCTGGCGGGCTACACC belongs to Paraburkholderia aromaticivorans and includes:
- a CDS encoding spermidine synthase gives rise to the protein MLKTGKRNPNKPLVIENDQVVSLYFDARGVQSTMLRHDPYALALGYTRTMMGFLLFRPSPCRISMIGLGGGSLAKYCYRHLPDTAITAIEINPDVIALRDHFHVPRDDGRFTVVCADGAQYVAVPGHRPDVLLVDGFNADGLPARLGSSAFYEACRRRLSDDGVLVANLVTDEPDFHRYLRALWEVFAGAVALAPSEGSEHNVTVFAWKGAGGLPSFTAMLERARALQARHAVNLHATATRIEYGKKFNWSRYGRTA
- a CDS encoding YoaK family protein gives rise to the protein MPADYFRTLTGKDRTVRGDRQLGFSLAFVAGATNAGGFLAVKQYTSHMSGVVSAIADQAALGDFSLVLAGAGSLISFLLGAACSAVLVNWGRRRQLNSQYALPLLIEASLLLCFGLLGSHLALWEALFVPATVVLLCFIMGLQNAMITKLSGAEIRTTHMTGIVTDIGIELGKLFYWNSSRDDIAAHGVLANRAKLKVHGTMLALFLVGGLTGAVGFRHLGYAATTPLAALLIALAIVPLIDDLRGRIYWLDR
- a CDS encoding fused MFS/spermidine synthase; amino-acid sequence: MSANHHHFRQALAELLNGPPGNPVPVVSDGLRKRSLRFGPLGIQSSMRKRDPFELDLPYTRAMMTFGLFHHAPRDILIVGLGGGSLSKYCFQKFPSARVTTVEIDANVIALREIFFVPPDSERFHIVHADAAAYLSHRTGIADVILLDGFDATGLPAALSSQSFYDSCRAALRDKGVLVSNLLNNDARLATHLARMRRACDANLLRTTAQCGANVIAVGFKRRTVPGWDDLHARAKALTTSLGLDLRRHVKRMEHHHREESVSGYPSSGEPAVEHDI
- a CDS encoding ribbon-helix-helix protein, CopG family gives rise to the protein METKSARLTILIDPVKKEAFEKLCAAQDLTPSQVVRQLIRDYLEQHGVSYKTKSAIGARPRRKTA
- the hyfB gene encoding hydrogenase 4 subunit B, which gives rise to MEHLLVIHYVLLVVAGWLIVSVLGLASLRRTRVVAHGLFPVGAVFGLALFGLGLTGVFAGPQEIILPLGLPDLPFHLRLDGLSAYFLAVLGVVSTGVSAFSAGYFRKGEGTPPGLLCFEYHVCLASMATLLLADDAYSFMVAWETMTVSAVFLVMTNHRIAEIRRAAYLYFLISHVGALALLLCFGLLQANTGDYTFANMREQHLDVFWASAAFLLALFGFGAKAGVFPLHVWLPEAHPAAPSPVSALMSGFILKAGLYGILRTVFDLLHVQLWWWGVFVLALGLFAALFGVVFSAIQTDMKRLLAYSSIDNIGLMFVSMGLAILFRAYGMNSLAALSLTALFYQIASHATFKSLLFLGTGSVLHATGERNLGRLGGLIRVMPWTAWAALVGAFASAGLPPLSGFVSEWLLLQSFLFTPGLPNPFLNMVVPLVAALIALVAALAGYTMVKFFGIVFLGQPRETKLAQARDASRWERIGFVWLAAICVLLGLLPVQFVAVLDRVTRTLVGTGIGEAVARNGWLLLAPTSVDRASYMPAVFLLFFCACCALAWLLVRRLYHGRLRRAAPWACGYPFVTARMQDTAEGFGQPIREIFAPLFKIERRLPSPFDQHPEYSVTVTDRAWTLIYAPLERLIMRIAALAGRLQTGRIAMYLMHSFIVLIVLLMLVRR
- a CDS encoding HPr family phosphocarrier protein gives rise to the protein MVEALIQINGRWGLNGHESARLAVSAARFGSDIVCMANGRSVNAKDVMSVMSLRVRRGTLVRILITGPDESAAMDALSAVLHAQVSS